One Ananas comosus cultivar F153 linkage group 1, ASM154086v1, whole genome shotgun sequence DNA window includes the following coding sequences:
- the LOC109713914 gene encoding uncharacterized protein LOC109713914, whose amino-acid sequence MTFCSLRRLFRQSLVSGDTASLCPRNISMGCKSLLLPSSLNAANVSSSPLSKPQSHPLLLLPPTSSPSYPPLPPYSLRISRRSMVACYAAAASSSSPSPSPSSASSPARELRKLLESPGAHQGPACFDALSAKLVERAGFRFCFTSGFSISAARLGLPDVGLISYGEMVDQGYQITQAVSIPVIGDGDNGYGNQMNVKRTVKGFIKAGFAGIILEDQVSPKACGHTNGRKVVSREEAIMRIKAAIDARKESGSDIVIVARTDSRQAISLEESLWRSRAFADAGADVLFIDALASREEMRAFCEITPLLPKMANMLEGGGKTPILNPVELEEIGFKIICYPLSLIGVSIRAMEDALTAIKGGRVPPPGSLPSFEEIKDTLGFNEYYEEEKRYMVTPAQPSNRRGYIPASRSYEPRTARKDFESRAYRPQEPVVEILPPSLYDGFSSSDPRDQMGGMWSRKLKLKITGRNGLEKLDVSIPAGFLEGMSRIIPGLAGVNIMELLTNAPEDEVSGSQSGKVLLDFNDAMGDRIQVFVE is encoded by the exons ATGACTTTCTGCTCTTTAAGACGCCTCTTTCGTCAGTCTCTTGTTAGCGGCGACACTGCCTCTCTCTGCCCTCGAAATATTTCAATGGGCTGCAAGTcactcctcctcccctcctccctcaACGCCGCCAATgtctcctcctcccctctctcCAAACCCCAATCCCACCCTCTACTCCTCCTCCCCCccacctcctctccctcttatcctcctcttcctccttatTCTCTACGTATATCCCGCAGATCCATGGTCGCCTgctacgccgccgccgcctcctcctcctccccctccccatcGCCGTCGAGTGCTTCTTCCCCCGCGCGCGAGCTCCGGAAGCTTCTAGAATCCCCCGGTGCCCACCAGGGCCCCGCTTGCTTCGACGCCCTCAGCGCCAAGCTCGTCGAGAGGGCCGGCTTCCGCTTCTGCTTCACGAGCG GTTTCTCTATCTCGGCTGCTCGGCTGGGGTTGCCAGATGTGGGTCTTATTTCCTACGGGGAAATGGTAGATCAAGGTTATCAAATTACCCAAGCTGTATCGATTCCTGTAATAGGAGACGGTGATAATGGATATGGGAATCAAATGAATGTCAAGAGAACAGTTAAAGGTTTTATCAAAGCGGGTTTTGCTGGAATTATTCTTGAAGATCAG GTTTCGCCAAAAGCCTGCGGCCATACTAATGGTCGCAAAGTGGTCTCAAGAGAGGAAGCAATAATGCGTATAAAAGCAGCTATAGATGCACGGAAGGAGAGTGGCTCTGACATTGTGATTGTAGCAAGAACCGATTCTCGTCAGGCCATATCACTAGAGGAATCCCTTTGGAGATCACGAGCCTTTGCTGATGCTGGAGCAGATGTTCTATTTATTGATGCACTAGCTTCTAGAGAAGAGATGAGGGCCTTCTGTGAGATCACACCTTTACTTCCGAAAATG GCCAACATGCTTGAAGGTGGGGGAAAGACTCCCATATTAAACCCCGTTGAACTTGAGGAGATTGGATTTAAAATTATCTGCTATCCACTGTCCTTAATTGGGGTATCCATCCGAGCAATGGAG GATGCACTTACCGCCATAAAAGGTGGCCGTGTCCCTCCTCCAGGAAGCTTGCCATCTTTTGAAGAAATTAAGGATACACTGGGCTTCAATGAATATTACGAGGAGGAAAAACGTTATATGGTCACCCCTGCTCAACCATCAAACCGAAGAG GTTACATCCCGGCCAGCCGTAGCTATGAACCGAGGACAGCTCGCAAAGATTTTGAGTCGAGAGCTTATCGGCCACAAGAACCTGTAGTTGAGATTTTGCCTCCATCTTTGTATGATGGCTTCAGCTCGAGTGATCCACGAGATCAGATGGGTGGGATGTGGTCTCGCAAGTTGAAATTGAAGATCACGGGGAGGAATGGGCTCGAGAAACTCGATGTCAGCATTCCT GCTGGTTTTCTTGAAGGGATGTCGAGAATTATACCAG GATTGGCAGGTGTGAATATCATGGAGCTGTTAACCAATGCACCGGAAGATGAAGTTAGTGGCTCGCAGAGTGGGAAGGTACTTCTTGATTTCAATGATGCAATGGGAGATCGGATTCAGGTGTTTGTCGAGTGA